One window from the genome of Sardina pilchardus chromosome 12, fSarPil1.1, whole genome shotgun sequence encodes:
- the nme6 gene encoding nucleoside diphosphate kinase 6 isoform X2: MGSLGQLAGLRCGKALQLTLAVIKPDAMAHPLMMEALHQKILEHKFSIVKSKDLVWQRQDSEKFYAEHEGRFFYQRLVEFMSSGPMRAYILAREDAISYWRELMGPTKVYRARYTSPDTIRAQFGLTDTRNTTHGSDSAESAQREITFFFPEFHAQEWMERLEPSFRAGQVTYDQKKQIHTLSGQS, from the exons ATGGGTTCGTTAGGACAACTAGCAGGCCTACGATGTGGGAAAGCACTGCAGCTCACCCTTGCGGTAATCAAGCCGGATGCAATGGCGCATCCTCTGATGATGGAG GCTCTCCACCAGAAAATACTGGAACACAAGTTCAGTATTGTCAAGTCGAAGGACTTAGTGTGGCAAAGACAAGATTCGGAGAAGTTTTATGCTGAACATGAAG GGCGGTTCTTCTATCAAAGGCTTGTTGAGTTCATGTCAAG TGGACCAATGAGGGCTTATATCCTGGCCAGGGAGGATGCAATTAGCTACTGGCGCGAACTAATGGGTCCCACCAAAGTGTATCGGGCGCGCTATACCTCGCCAGACACCATCCGAGCCCAGTTTGGACTTACCGACACCAGGAACACCACTCACGGCTCAG ACTCCGCAGAATCCGCCCAGAGGGAGATCACATTCTTCTTCCCAGAATTCCACGCTCAGGAGTGGATGGAGAGGCTGGAGCCATCCTTCAGGGCAGGTCAGGTGACGTACGACCAGAAGAAGCAGATTCATACCCTATCAGGACAGAGCTGA
- the baalcb gene encoding brain and acute leukemia cytoplasmic protein, which produces MGCGGSRTDALEPRYLESWTKETESTWLNSTDTDIPLSSIQSIPSENSSDASFAPEKTANMDFFDDSLPAPAQAYLKVCSAISEVALVDTKAGVNPGSALPPHEPVASPGATTVQKRSVLRTEEITKWQDNKMSTKQVTITVTQSIRQVDKSGKIKEKSHTTYEVMTPVETLKDAAADSTVK; this is translated from the exons atgggtTGTGGGGGAAGCAGAACCGACGCCCTGGAGCCTCGCTACCTGGAGAGCTGGACCAAAGAGACGGAGTCCACGTGGCTGAACAGCACGGACACGGACATCCCGCTCTCGTCCATCCAGAGCATCCCGTCGGAGAACTCCTCGGACGCGAGCTTCGCCCCGGAGAAAACGGCTAACATGG ACTTCTTTGATGACAGTCTGCCGGCCCCTGCCCAGGCCTACCTGAAGGTGTGCTCTGCCATATCAGAGGTGGCCCTGGTGGACACCAAAGCAGGGGTCAACCCTGGGTCAGCCCTCCCTCCCCATGAGCCAGTGGCCTCCCCTGGCGCCACCACTGTCCAGAAGAGGAGTGTTTTACGCACAGAGGAGATA ACCAAATGGCAAGACAACAAGATGTCAACCAAACAGGTGACCATCACTGTGACCCAAAGCATCCGCCAGGTGGACAAGAGCGGCAAGATCAAGGAGAAATCGCACACCACGTACGAGGTAATGACCCCTGTGGAGACTCTCAAGGACGCGGCGGCAGACTCCACCGTGAAATAA
- the nme6 gene encoding nucleoside diphosphate kinase 6 isoform X1: MLKVTWLKQQLSMGSLGQLAGLRCGKALQLTLAVIKPDAMAHPLMMEALHQKILEHKFSIVKSKDLVWQRQDSEKFYAEHEGRFFYQRLVEFMSSGPMRAYILAREDAISYWRELMGPTKVYRARYTSPDTIRAQFGLTDTRNTTHGSDSAESAQREITFFFPEFHAQEWMERLEPSFRAGQVTYDQKKQIHTLSGQS, from the exons ATGCTGAAGGTCACATGGTTGAAGCAG CAATTGAGCATGGGTTCGTTAGGACAACTAGCAGGCCTACGATGTGGGAAAGCACTGCAGCTCACCCTTGCGGTAATCAAGCCGGATGCAATGGCGCATCCTCTGATGATGGAG GCTCTCCACCAGAAAATACTGGAACACAAGTTCAGTATTGTCAAGTCGAAGGACTTAGTGTGGCAAAGACAAGATTCGGAGAAGTTTTATGCTGAACATGAAG GGCGGTTCTTCTATCAAAGGCTTGTTGAGTTCATGTCAAG TGGACCAATGAGGGCTTATATCCTGGCCAGGGAGGATGCAATTAGCTACTGGCGCGAACTAATGGGTCCCACCAAAGTGTATCGGGCGCGCTATACCTCGCCAGACACCATCCGAGCCCAGTTTGGACTTACCGACACCAGGAACACCACTCACGGCTCAG ACTCCGCAGAATCCGCCCAGAGGGAGATCACATTCTTCTTCCCAGAATTCCACGCTCAGGAGTGGATGGAGAGGCTGGAGCCATCCTTCAGGGCAGGTCAGGTGACGTACGACCAGAAGAAGCAGATTCATACCCTATCAGGACAGAGCTGA